One window from the genome of Candidatus Methylomirabilota bacterium encodes:
- a CDS encoding ABC transporter permease, which translates to MKTYLAQRLGIAALTLFGMSLVIFVLLRLAPGDIVDILFSTGGYVNPSERVAIEKELGLDRPLWVQYLDWIRRLLVGDLGKSYRYDLPAWEIIRPLIPVTVELAVLSLIIAVLLGVPTGVISAVRQDTALDYVLRVVSLAGLSMPSFWLAMVIILVLVAWIGWIPPVTYVSPWENLPLHAIQFLLPALAVGYRSSALMMRITRSALLEVMREDYIRTARAKGQAEKTVIWSHALKNAILPVVTVIGIEFAFLIGGLVVTETVFNLPGVARFLVQAISWRDYPIVQNLVMFIAIVVILSNLTVDMLYGVLDPRVRYGS; encoded by the coding sequence GTGAAGACCTATCTCGCCCAGCGTCTCGGCATCGCGGCGCTGACGCTGTTCGGGATGTCGCTGGTGATCTTCGTCCTCCTGCGTCTGGCCCCGGGGGACATCGTGGACATCCTGTTCTCGACGGGCGGGTACGTCAACCCGTCCGAGCGAGTGGCCATCGAGAAGGAGCTCGGTCTCGACCGGCCGCTCTGGGTACAGTACCTCGACTGGATCCGACGCCTCCTCGTGGGCGATCTGGGCAAGTCGTACCGCTACGATCTTCCGGCCTGGGAGATCATCCGGCCGCTCATCCCGGTCACCGTGGAGCTCGCGGTGCTCTCGCTCATCATCGCCGTGCTCCTGGGCGTGCCCACGGGCGTGATCAGCGCCGTCCGTCAGGACACCGCCCTCGACTACGTCCTCCGCGTCGTCAGCCTGGCCGGGCTCTCCATGCCGTCCTTCTGGTTGGCCATGGTCATCATCCTGGTTCTCGTCGCCTGGATCGGCTGGATCCCCCCCGTGACCTACGTATCCCCGTGGGAGAACTTACCGCTCCACGCCATCCAGTTCCTGCTCCCCGCCCTCGCCGTCGGTTACCGCTCCTCGGCGCTCATGATGCGCATCACCCGCTCCGCTCTCCTCGAAGTCATGCGTGAGGACTACATCCGGACGGCGCGCGCCAAGGGGCAGGCGGAGAAGACGGTGATCTGGAGCCACGCCCTCAAGAACGCGATCCTGCCCGTGGTGACGGTGATCGGCATCGAGTTCGCCTTCCTCATCGGAGGGCTCGTGGTCACGGAGACCGTGTTCAATCTCCCCGGCGTGGCGCGCTTTCTCGTCCAGGCCATCTCGTGGCGCGACTACCCGATCGTGCAGAACCTGGTCATGTTCATCGCCATCGTGGTCATCCTGTCCAACCTCACCGTGGACATGCTGTACGGCGTCCTCGATCCGCGCGTTCGCTATGGCAGCTGA
- a CDS encoding ABC transporter permease gives MAAEPATVEVRLSTAARQGASREGVLPTILRFCRKKPLGAGGAAIMLVIVLMAIFADVIQTHDPIATEAADTLARPSAAHWMGTDHLGRDIYSRIIHGARVSLMVGVGSTILASFLGGIIGLLSGYIGGKTDLVVQRVMDILQGLPLLVLALVMSAALGPSIQNVIVAISIPIMPRAARVIRASVLSIREFQYVEAARALGVTHLRIAFRHILPNTVGPFIVLATAQLGSAILVEATLSFLGLGVPEPYPSWGRMLSVSAAEYAQKAPHLVLFPGIAISLAVFGSNLLGDALRDTLDPRLRGA, from the coding sequence ATGGCAGCTGAGCCCGCCACCGTCGAGGTCAGACTCTCCACTGCCGCGCGCCAGGGGGCCAGCCGCGAGGGAGTCCTTCCCACCATCCTGCGCTTCTGCCGCAAGAAGCCCCTGGGGGCGGGGGGGGCCGCCATCATGCTGGTGATCGTCCTCATGGCGATCTTCGCCGACGTCATCCAGACCCACGATCCGATCGCCACCGAGGCCGCCGACACGCTGGCCCGCCCGAGCGCGGCGCACTGGATGGGCACCGATCACCTGGGCCGCGACATCTACTCGCGCATCATCCACGGCGCGCGCGTGTCCCTGATGGTCGGGGTGGGTTCCACGATTCTCGCCTCCTTCTTGGGAGGCATCATCGGGCTCCTCTCGGGATATATCGGCGGCAAGACCGACCTCGTCGTCCAGCGCGTCATGGACATCCTGCAGGGCCTGCCCCTCCTCGTGCTCGCTCTCGTCATGTCCGCGGCCCTCGGCCCCTCCATCCAGAACGTGATCGTGGCCATCTCGATCCCCATCATGCCGCGGGCCGCGCGCGTCATCCGCGCGAGCGTGCTCAGCATCCGCGAGTTCCAGTACGTGGAAGCCGCCCGCGCCCTCGGCGTTACCCATCTCCGGATCGCTTTCCGCCACATCCTGCCCAACACCGTCGGCCCTTTCATCGTGCTGGCCACCGCGCAGCTCGGCAGCGCCATTCTCGTCGAGGCGACCCTGTCCTTCCTGGGGCTGGGCGTTCCCGAGCCATACCCGTCGTGGGGTCGCATGCTCTCCGTCTCGGCCGCGGAGTACGCGCAGAAGGCGCCGCACCTCGTGCTCTTCCCGGGAATCGCCATCAGTCTGGCCGTCTTCGGCTCGAATCTCCTCGGCGATGCCCTTCGCGACACGCTCGATCCACGACTGCGGGGCGCCTGA
- a CDS encoding MucR family transcriptional regulator — MSPLAAALPTPSLLSTPRPRSTEWLAALKLDPRQAIEEERIICLICGRAFRQLTNTHLLGHETSAAEYKRRFGYNRRRPLMCRWLLRFYAERAVRSGLALRIRRRPIVAEPELRRRGGSRPVALEELLTRRDARRTTRRGSP, encoded by the coding sequence ATGAGCCCCCTGGCCGCCGCCCTGCCGACGCCTTCGCTCCTATCGACCCCGCGGCCGCGATCGACGGAATGGCTGGCCGCGCTCAAACTGGATCCCCGCCAGGCCATCGAGGAGGAGCGCATCATCTGCCTCATCTGTGGCCGCGCGTTCCGGCAGCTGACCAATACCCACCTGCTGGGGCACGAGACCTCCGCGGCCGAGTACAAGCGACGCTTCGGCTACAACCGCCGGCGGCCCCTCATGTGCCGCTGGCTCCTCCGCTTCTACGCCGAGCGCGCCGTGCGCAGCGGGTTGGCGCTACGGATCCGGCGCCGCCCCATCGTGGCCGAGCCGGAGCTCCGCCGGCGGGGTGGCTCGCGCCCGGTCGCGCTCGAGGAACTGTTGACTCGGCGCGATGCGCGCCGGACTACGAGACGGGGCAGCCCATGA
- a CDS encoding amidase gives MASDGLCWMPASEMAAAIRRRKVSPVEVIKAVLARIEKLNPTLNAFVTITADQAMRAARAAERTVMKRGAKLGPLHGVPFSTKDLVITKGIRTTFGTRLYADNVPTETAPMVERLVEAGAIQLGKTNTPTMGWIGATHNLLFGVTRNPWNLDRTPGGSSGGASAAVAAGLGPLAIGTDGGGSIRIPASFAGIFGHKASFGRIPAYPASAAWSLSHIGPMTRTVTDAALMMNVCAGPDSRDQFSLPAERVDYVKALKGSLKGLRIAWVPDPGYAKLVDPEVTAVCARAAKRFRELGCRVEEVNPKWPLPKQPWKAIFCGGIATRLAPFLPERRADIDAGLAALIDETLSWGPTTYVQAWFDRMAWWDHPRRLFETYDLMLSPTVACPPFKVGLDNPGEIAGRPADSYEWIPYTYPFNMTGQPACSIPAGFTADKLPVGLQIVGRRFDDVTVLRAAHAFEKAQPWAHLTPPID, from the coding sequence ATGGCTTCGGATGGGCTCTGCTGGATGCCGGCCTCGGAGATGGCCGCGGCCATCCGGCGCCGGAAGGTCTCGCCGGTCGAGGTGATAAAGGCCGTGCTCGCCCGCATCGAGAAGCTGAACCCGACCCTCAACGCCTTCGTCACCATCACGGCCGATCAGGCCATGCGGGCGGCCCGGGCGGCCGAGCGCACGGTCATGAAGAGAGGGGCCAAGCTCGGGCCGCTGCACGGCGTGCCGTTCTCGACCAAGGACCTCGTCATCACCAAGGGCATCCGGACCACCTTCGGGACGCGGCTGTATGCCGACAATGTCCCCACCGAAACCGCGCCCATGGTGGAACGCCTGGTGGAGGCCGGGGCCATACAGCTCGGCAAGACCAACACGCCGACCATGGGCTGGATCGGCGCCACGCACAATCTGCTCTTCGGCGTCACGCGAAATCCGTGGAACCTCGACCGGACGCCCGGCGGCTCGAGCGGTGGGGCCAGCGCGGCGGTGGCGGCGGGCCTGGGGCCGCTGGCCATCGGGACGGACGGGGGCGGCTCCATCCGCATTCCCGCGTCCTTCGCGGGCATCTTCGGCCACAAGGCGTCCTTCGGGCGCATCCCCGCCTATCCGGCGAGCGCGGCGTGGAGCCTCTCGCATATCGGACCCATGACCCGCACGGTGACGGACGCCGCGCTCATGATGAACGTGTGCGCGGGCCCCGATTCGCGCGATCAGTTCTCCCTCCCCGCCGAGCGAGTGGACTACGTGAAAGCCCTCAAGGGATCGCTGAAGGGGCTGCGCATCGCCTGGGTGCCCGATCCCGGCTATGCCAAGCTGGTGGACCCCGAGGTGACGGCGGTGTGCGCGCGCGCGGCCAAGCGCTTTCGCGAGCTCGGCTGCCGCGTGGAGGAAGTCAATCCCAAGTGGCCCTTGCCCAAGCAGCCCTGGAAGGCCATCTTCTGCGGCGGCATCGCCACGCGCCTGGCGCCCTTCTTGCCCGAGCGGCGCGCCGACATCGATGCGGGGCTGGCCGCCCTCATCGACGAGACCCTATCGTGGGGACCGACGACGTACGTGCAGGCCTGGTTTGATCGCATGGCCTGGTGGGATCACCCGAGGCGACTCTTCGAGACGTATGACCTCATGCTCTCGCCCACCGTGGCCTGCCCGCCCTTCAAGGTCGGCCTCGATAACCCCGGCGAGATCGCCGGGCGGCCGGCCGATAGCTACGAGTGGATCCCGTACACGTATCCGTTCAACATGACGGGGCAGCCGGCCTGCTCGATCCCCGCCGGCTTCACCGCCGACAAGCTGCCCGTCGGCCTCCAGATCGTCGGCCGGCGCTTCGACGACGTGACGGTGCTCCGCGCCGCCCACGCTTTCGAAAAGGCCCAGCCCTGGGCCCACCTGACACCCCCCATCGACTGA
- a CDS encoding ABC transporter substrate-binding protein, whose amino-acid sequence MTRFRVAAFLWLVLAVTGFTSAAHAQAPKPGGHLNIMLREDLSQGFAVHETSTISTSYPSLPCFNNLVFFDQLKRTESLETLLPELAEKWSWQDNYRNLVFFLRKDVKWHDGKPFTSRDVKFTFDMLREAPEAQAKLRINPRKDWYANIEAVEAADSHTVVFRLKRPQPSLLLMLASGYTPIYAAHVPPASYRTGCIGTGPFKVKEWRKGEYVDYVKNPDYFVKGRPYLDTLRYVVIENRGTRVSALQAGKLDVSFPGETTKTASEQLKKAVPQLVVTPVGQTVSDNIIMNVKKPPFDNPKVRLAVSYGIDRRGLIQAVHQGGAVLGASLAPKPWGVWGIAEQGLLALPGYGKAADMKDKARKLMAEVGHTPEKPLKVEIVTRAIAVYVDMASFVINELKQIGIEATLKQVETAQWHAMATRGDYQIGANLTGLGVDDPDANFYENYACGSPRNYSQYCNETVMKMIDQQSQELNPQKRLEMLAALQKKLEEEAARPILDWKLDYFTVWPHVHNMIPHNNIYNFGRMTDVWRDK is encoded by the coding sequence ATGACGCGTTTCCGTGTCGCCGCGTTCCTGTGGCTGGTCCTGGCGGTCACCGGCTTCACCTCCGCCGCGCACGCTCAGGCACCGAAGCCCGGTGGACACCTCAACATCATGCTGCGCGAGGACCTGTCCCAGGGCTTCGCGGTGCACGAGACGTCGACCATCTCCACGAGCTATCCGTCACTGCCGTGCTTCAACAACCTGGTCTTTTTCGACCAGCTGAAGCGTACGGAGAGCCTCGAGACCCTTCTTCCCGAGCTGGCCGAGAAGTGGTCCTGGCAGGACAACTACCGGAACCTGGTCTTCTTCCTCCGGAAAGACGTCAAGTGGCACGACGGCAAGCCGTTCACCTCGCGCGACGTCAAGTTCACGTTCGACATGCTGCGCGAGGCGCCCGAAGCCCAAGCCAAGCTTCGCATCAATCCGCGCAAGGACTGGTACGCCAATATCGAGGCCGTGGAGGCCGCCGATTCGCACACGGTCGTCTTCCGACTCAAGCGCCCCCAGCCCTCGCTGCTCCTGATGCTGGCCTCGGGCTACACCCCCATCTACGCCGCCCACGTGCCCCCGGCGAGCTATCGCACGGGTTGCATCGGCACGGGACCTTTCAAGGTCAAGGAGTGGCGCAAGGGCGAGTACGTCGACTACGTGAAGAACCCCGACTACTTCGTCAAGGGCCGCCCCTACCTCGACACTCTTCGTTACGTGGTGATCGAGAACCGCGGCACCCGCGTCTCCGCCCTCCAGGCGGGCAAGCTCGACGTGTCCTTCCCGGGCGAGACGACCAAGACCGCCTCCGAGCAGCTCAAGAAGGCGGTGCCGCAGCTCGTGGTCACGCCGGTCGGGCAGACGGTCAGCGACAACATCATCATGAACGTCAAGAAGCCGCCCTTCGACAATCCCAAGGTCCGTCTGGCCGTGAGCTACGGCATCGACCGTCGCGGCCTCATCCAGGCCGTGCACCAGGGCGGGGCCGTCCTCGGCGCCTCGCTGGCCCCCAAGCCCTGGGGCGTCTGGGGCATCGCCGAGCAGGGGCTCCTGGCCCTCCCCGGTTATGGCAAGGCCGCCGACATGAAGGACAAGGCCCGGAAGCTCATGGCCGAGGTCGGCCACACGCCCGAGAAGCCCCTCAAGGTCGAGATCGTCACGCGCGCCATCGCCGTCTACGTGGACATGGCCTCCTTCGTGATCAACGAGCTGAAGCAGATCGGGATCGAGGCGACGCTCAAGCAGGTGGAGACGGCCCAGTGGCACGCCATGGCCACGCGCGGCGACTACCAGATCGGGGCCAACCTGACGGGTCTCGGCGTGGACGATCCCGACGCCAACTTCTACGAGAACTACGCGTGCGGCTCGCCGCGCAACTATAGCCAGTACTGCAACGAGACCGTGATGAAGATGATCGACCAGCAGTCGCAGGAGCTCAATCCCCAGAAGCGGCTCGAGATGCTCGCGGCCCTGCAGAAGAAGCTCGAGGAGGAGGCGGCGCGGCCCATCCTCGACTGGAAGCTCGATTACTTCACGGTGTGGCCGCACGTCCACAACATGATCCCCCACAACAACATCTACAACTTCGGCCGCATGACTGACGTGTGGCGGGACAAGTAG